A single genomic interval of Aedes aegypti strain LVP_AGWG chromosome 1, AaegL5.0 Primary Assembly, whole genome shotgun sequence harbors:
- the LOC110674146 gene encoding zinc finger protein 777-like, with the protein MANVPCKNPLKYCRLCLSEDEELILMESGDKLTTSSKLLLQKLFLYMKITFHNEQDYPSAICYSCLDRFDNFHDFRRMVVRNHNAVKTFRRLFGDQYDEEPTTMIEVIDDSQQEMEIKQEFEAEESKLAEQIEIDYKPPKEEVKEVDVYHLDGDLKTVVVKEERLSPEKSLPATPEKEQSQEPKRSPPVTNLNANISRVTVLKRPQGKVLNLEHAEKRAKAAILSRFSVVKCSHCRAVFRNRENLLKHERDDHQNVTEHLLNKNAPSKSLPVIKTRQISKPLPHSPVAQLFKCPHCSSSFIQKSNYEQHIKTCKAAALSKLNPQIVVKRTTPAAMNEVIKAAVAKIGRNVQVKPVELVQVKQEETEDQRIRCHYCPLTYKTKYFLKKHMLDVHKIDDYENVFYCHVCKLNYSCDEDLQLHNRAIHRFQCKQCLEDFRTCMHAQTNDTRTSENGIINKGI; encoded by the exons ATGGCTAATGT CCCGTGTAAAAACCCACTGAAGTATTGTCGTCTGTGTCTGTCCGAGGATGAGGAACTGATCTTGATGGAATCGGGCGACAAGTTGACCACATCCAGCAAATTGCTGCTGCAGAAGCTGTTCCTCTATATGAAGATAACG TTCCACAACGAGCAAGACTACCCGAGTGCGATTTGCTACAGTTGTTTGGATCGGTTCGACAACTTTCACGATTTCCGGCGAATGGTGGTCCGGAACCACAATGCGGTGAAGACGTTCCGTCGCCTGTTCGGAGATCAGTATGACGAGGAACCCACCACCATGATAGAGGTGATTGATGATTCGCAGCAAGAGATGGAAATTAAGCAGGAATTCGAAGCGGAGGAGTCCAAACTTGCTGAACAAATAGAAATTGATTACAAGCCACCGAAGGAAGAAGTCAAAGAGGTGGACGTCTATCACCTGGATGGGGATCTGAAGACCGTGGTGGTCAAAGAGGAAAGACTTTCGCCGGAGAAATCGCTGCCAGCAACTCCTGAGAAGGAGCAAAGCCAGGAACCAAAGAGATCTCCCCCCGTTACAAATCTCAACGCGAATATCAGCAGGGTAACTGTCCTGAAACGTCCCCAAGGGAAAGTATTGAACTTGGAGCATGCCGAGAAGCGAGCCAAGGCGGCCATTTTATCCAGGTTTTCGGTGGTCAAATGTTCACATTGTCGCGCTGTCTTCCGAAACCGTGAGAATTTGCTTAAACACGAGAGGGATGATCATCAAAATGTTACCGAACATCTGTTGAACAAAAACGCTCCCTCAAAGTCTCTTCCGGTTATAAAAACTAGGCAGATTTCCAAGCCACTGCCACACTCTCCAGTAGCCCAGTTGTTCAAGTGTCCCCATTGCAGCAGCAGTTTCATTCAGAAGTCCAACTATGAGCAGCACATCAAAACATGCAAGGCTGCTGCACTATCGAAACTGAATCCCCAAATAGTTGTTAAACGAACCACGCCGGCTGCCATGAACGAAGTTATAAAAGCAGCCGTGGCCAAGATTGGCAGAAACGTACAAGTCAAACCGGTTGAACTCGTCCAGGTGAAACAGGAGGAAACGGAAGACCAGCGCATCCGGTGCCACTATTGTCCCCTGACCTACAAGACAAAGTACTTCCTCAAGAAGCACATGCTGGACGTGCACAAGATCGACGACTACGAGAACGTGTTCTACTGCCACGTGTGCAAGCTGAACTACTCTTGTGACGAGGATCTGCAGCTGCACAACCGGGCCATCCATCGGTTCCAGTGCAAGCAGTGCCTGGAGGACTTTAGGACTTGCATGCACGCGCAAACGAACGACACCAGGACGAGCGAGAATGGGATCATCAATAAAGGTATTTAA